From the genome of Pungitius pungitius chromosome 21, fPunPun2.1, whole genome shotgun sequence, one region includes:
- the LOC119213000 gene encoding disks large homolog 5-like isoform X1, whose product MEPKNKELLDKCYHNLVESITDADRVADVLAHCGTLSQSERHELGHNCSTNLEKVDLLLKILVSKDRDHFAEFCTALEKTHPHLRSELLTGSGPVDHTTGSTYSILSTMPSDSESSSSLSSLGTPGQASSPPPAHMDGHQVNEKMETVLFQLRHVTRERDELRKRLALSSPGTTFDDCRPNSKSGHDYERLKLQCMKAMADLQSLQNQHSTTLQRCEDAVKKADFYHTLQSRLASEQAQLKEELEAMRRDNIQLVREHNHMKQACEEMRRLHEDDQREVAEMRILHQQVMRDGSSDVLNKLYDSTVDKLEALKSDYEALRKRYNEKTAGHNADLSRLEQAEEENHRLQRQLDMLLKQRDAAIHYQQQYSSSIRRFDSTQQELSKATAQNTELQREMDRLQSEATRLKTQQLKAVKDGEKYREERDSVINEYRLIMSERDQVIKEVDRLQTGLEMAEAKLMNTSSERRVAGDELEALRQELASALVDRDRAICEKNELLERYCHEVKDKAEAQKELSQACNDIETAREERDVARKERTEAIIQRDQLLREYYQARQKQDSATLDMERANKEIDILRKQYEAISQELKEAAQEAEVAKCRRDWAFQERDKIVAERESIRTLCDNLRRERDRAVSDLADALRSLDDTRKQKNDAAREMKELKEKLDDQLEKEARFRQLIVHSSHDSAIDTDSMEWETEVVEFEKRRDMDLKALGFEIAEGVNDPYLPGDGGVFVSKVDKGSVAEGRLRVNDWLLKMNDVDLTNKDRTQVIKAVLSGEGVINLVVRRRKSLGGRIIAPIQINLAGHKDSGIGLESGVFVATLTPGTPAARDCALTVGDRLLAINDIALDNKSLSECEFLLRSCRDSLSISLMKFLPQSYSGQSLFEGSRDCRLQPCEIHAGNCRNSKHNCSTQTDICSCDLCVKRDEACKDTGDSFSNSFPYSRSPFSPRSPSEPRPDFCHGRPELHHRPFTFTPALSKCSAPQNALDRLLSSSAKPSVGTWPKVPTGVSVPECTQLSIYKRVKQRKSILEGNAFRRPETSSKLDYMSLSQSFPNHLPPSSISESNPQTPPTPPVRSDSFRFRHRQQNSSSSDSTTTASTPPGNPVRAMSPRDQGEAGHQLYYADGPTGEARSSCSKAAEQEEGRSRAEERRPRRRYRPKSAPTLRPNVTPIHIPVAMQVQSFSNDEHSPEPMLSERFSPNRSNRYGMHSAPPSHGSRTSHTAQQGLAPRPAVKAVITNPVYPPWSHEIQTNRYPPASSSGVQPRSHTSPRHQGCLSLDLGHKLTGDSTATSCIQPPHSTNSLPSSNMSCKQTFNGSSYTPQCKAERVRIVPTRYPRSTGSDKGSRSHSECSSPTPPMSPVNLEETSSFTSSQSQSSISTQPRISVSPAAVGDRRKDGPYLEPRNVMVRKGAEPLGISIVSGGNGGVFVSKVTAGSIAHQACLEYGDQLLEFNGINLRNANEQQARLVIGQQFDTVTILAQYNPHMFQLGNHSRSGSRMELIGGQPANRDSGATTPDHDCTADPLSERDEGTTTLPSKPTTPATSPHNSFRFPGCSATEPRLVRLKRIQVELGVLICGGNLYGIFVESLDDESPAKCPDGLLPGDLILEYNGICMKNKTKEEAYLEMLKPAETITFKVQNCVDNLPAITESPGDGFFIRALYDRGAEVEQELSFKKDDILFVEDTLPNGNFGYWMAWQLDENAQRLEKGQIPSKYMMDQEFYRRHGAADMKDDNSTGKTLSAAARRSFFRRRLKHKRSGSKDGKELMTLDAISTDSLPINEDGVILMYQRVQRVQVSFPRPVVVLGPLVEASKDMLVKEVPDQFCRCLPEIMKASQQAIERGVKDCVFIDYKRRSGHFDVTTVASIKEIAEKDCHCLLDIAPHAIERLHSVHIYPIVIFIRYKNAKQIKEQKDPLYLRDKLSQKHSKEQYEAALKVEQEYSRFFTGVVQGGSVAFICTQIMTLVEQEQSKVLWIPDGAP is encoded by the exons ATGGAGCCCAAGAATAAAGAGTTGTTGGATAAATGTTACCACAACTTGGTGGAGTCGATTACAGATGCGGACCGAGTGGCGGATGTGCTGGCTCACTGCGGGACCCTGAGCCAGTCAGAGCGCCACGAGCTGGGACACAACTGCTCCACCAATTTGGAAAAAGTGGACCTGCTCCTGAAGATCCTCGTGAGTAAGGACCGAGACCACTTCGCGGAGTTCTGCACGGCCCTGGAGAAGACGCACCCACACCTGCGGTCCGAGCTGCTGACTGGCTCCGGACCAGTGGATCACACCACCG gctcCACTTACAGCATCTTGTCCACCATGCCGTCCGACTCGGAGAGCAGCAGCTCCCTCAGCAGCTTAG GTACTCCCGGTCAAgcctcctcccctccgcctGCCCACATGGACGGCCACCAGGTCAACGAGAAGATGGAGACCGTTCTGTTCCAGCTCAGACATGTGACCAGAGAGCGGGACGAGCTACGCAAACGCCTGGCTCTCTCTTCACCCGGAACCACCTTCGATGACTGCAG ACCAAACTCTAAATCGGGTCACGACTACGAGCGGCTAAAGCTGCAGTGCATGAAGGCGATGGCAGACCTGCAATCCCTGCAGAACCAGCACAGTACCACCCTGCAGAGGTGCGAGGACGCTGTGAAGAAAGCCGACTTCTACCA TACGCTGCAGAGCCGCCTGGCGAGCGAGCAGGCCCAGCTgaaagaggagctggaggccatGAGACGGGACAACATCCAGCTGGTCAGGGAGCACAACCACATGAAGCAGGCCtgcgaggagatgaggaggctgCACGAGGACGACCAGAGAGAGGTGGCTGAAATGAGGATTCTGCACCAGCAG GTGATGAGAGACGGGTCATCTGATGTCCTCAACAAGCTTTATGACTCCACTGTTGACAAGTTGGAGGCATTGAAGAGTGACTACGAGGCTCTGAGGAAGCGCTACAACGAGAAGACGGCCGGTCACAACGCAGACCTCAGTCGCTTGGAgcaggctgaggaggagaaccaCCGGCTGCAGAGACAGCTGGATATGCTGCTGAAGCAGAGGGATGCTGCCATCCACTATCAGCAGCAGTACTCCTCGTCTATAAGAAG GTTTGACAGCACACAGCAAGAACTTTCCAAAGCCACTGCTCAGAACACGGAGCTGCAGCGAGAGATGGACCGGCTGCAGTCGGAGGCGACACGGCTGAAGACCCAGCAGCTCAAGGCGGTGAAGGACGGCGAGAAGTACAGAGAGGAGCGGGACTCTGTGATCAATGAGTACCGCCTGATCATGAGCGAGCGCGATCAGGTGATCAAAGAGGTGGACAGGCTTCAGACTGGGCTGGAGATGGCGGAGGCGAAGCTGATGAACACTTCCTCAGAGAGACGGGTGGCCGGTGACGAGCTGGAGGCTCTCCGACAG GAGCTGGCCTCTGCATTGGTGGACAGGGACCGGGCCATCTGTGAAAAGAACGAGCTGCTGGAGAGATACTGCCACGAGGTGAAGGACAAGGCCGAGGCCCAGAAAGAGCTGAGCCAGGCCTGCAATGACATCGAGACGGCGCGCGAGGAGAGGGACGTGGCACGCAAGGAGAGGACCGAGGCCATCATCCAGAGGGACCAGCTGCTGCGAGAGTATTACCAGGCCAGACAG AAACAAGACTCTGCCACCCTTGACATGGAACGAGCCAACAAGGAGATTGACATCCTGAGGAAGCAGTATGAGGCCATTTCTCAGGAGCTGAAAGAAGCCGCGCAAGAGGCCGAGGTAGCCAAGTGCCGACGAGACTGGGCCTTTCAGGAGAGGGACAAGATAGTGGCCGAGAGGGAGAGCATACG CACGCTATGTGACAACCTGAGACGGGAGCGGGACCGTGCTGTGAGCGATCTGGCAGACGCGCTGAGAAGTCTGGACGACACGAGGAAGCAGAAGAACGACGCAGCGCGCGAAATGAAAGAGCTAAA AGAAAAGCTGGACGACCAGTTAGAAAAGGAAGCAAGGTTTCGTCAGCTGATTGTTCACAGCTCACACGATTCAGCCATCGACACCGACTCGATGGAGTGGGAGACGGAAGTTGTGGAGTTTGAGAAGCGAAGA gacatggattTGAAAGCGCTTGGGTTTGAAATCGCTGAAGGGGTAAATGATCCTTATTTACCAGGAGATGGTGGCGTTTTTGTCAGTAAAGTGGATAAAGGAAGTGTTGCTGAAGGAAGGTTAAG GGTGAACGATTGgttgttgaaaatgaatgatgTGGACCTGACCAATAAGGATAGGACACAGGTGATCAAAGCGGTGCTGAGCGGCGAGGGAGTGATCAATCTGGTGGTGCGCAGGAGGAAGTCACTAGGAGGACGGATCATCGCTCCGATCCAGATCAACCTGGCTGGACACAAAG ACAGCGGCATCGGTCTGGAAAGTGGAGTGTTTGTTGCCACCTTGACTCCGGGCACTCCAGCAGCCAGAGACTGCGCTCTCACTGTCGGGGATCGACTGTTAGCT ATCAATGACATTGCTCTTGATAACAAGTCACTCTCTGAATGCGAGTTTCTGCTGAGGAGCTGCCGTGATTCTCTCAGCATCTCCCTCATGAAG TTCCTACCGCAGAGCTACTCAGGGCAAAGTTTATTTGAAGGTTCGAGAGACTGTCGGCTCCAGCCTTGTGAGATTCACGCCGGGAACTGCAGGAACTCCAAGCACAACTGCTCCACGCAAACGGACATTTGCAGCTGTGACTTGTGTGTCAAAAGGGACGAAGCGTGCAAGGACACGGGGGACTCTTTTTCCAACAGCTTCCCGTATTCCCGCTCCCCTTTCAGCCCTCGCAGTCCCTCGGAGCCCCGCCCGGACTTCTGCCACGGGAGGCCCGAGCTCCACCACCGGCCCTTCACCTTCACCCCTGCGCTCTCCAAGTGCAGCGCTCCACAGAACGCTTTGGACAGATTACTAAGCTCATCGGCGAAGCCCAGTGTAGGCACGTGGCCAAAAGTCCCAACGGGAGTTTCGGTTCCTGAGTGCACACAGCTCTCCATATACAAAAGGGTCAAACAGAGGAAGTCCATCTTGGAAGGGAATGCCTTCAGGAGACCGGAGACGTCCTCGAAGCTGGACTACATGTCGCTTTCCCAAAGCTTCCCAAATCACTTGCCGCCGAGCTCCATATCTGAATCCAACCCTcaaacccctcccaccccgccaGTCCGGAGTGACTCGTTCAGGTTCAGACATCGCCAGCAGAACAGCTCGTCCTCCGactccaccaccaccgccaGCACTCCACCTGGCAACCCGGTTCGGGCCATGAGCCCACGGGACCAGGGAGAGGCAGGGCACCAGCTCTATTACGCCGACGGCCCCACAGGGGAGGCCAGAAGCAGCTGCTCAAAAGCcgctgagcaggaggagggcCGGAGCAGAGCGGAGGAGCGCCGGCCGAGGAGGCGGTACCGGCCCAAATCGGCACCGACACTGCGGCCGAATGTCACTCCAATTCACATCCCCGTCGCCATGCAG GTGCAGAGTTTCTCTAACGACGAGCACTCCCCAGAGCCGATGCTCTCGGAGCGCTTCTCGCCCAATCGCTCCAATCGGTACGGCATGCACTCTGCACCCCCCAGCCACGGCAGCCGCACTTCAC ACACGGCACAGCAAGGTTTAGCCCCGCGTCCCGCGGTGAAGGCGGTGATTACTAACCCAGTGTACCCCCCCTGGAGCCATGAGATCCAGACCAACAGATATCCTCCAGCGTCCAGCTCGGGCGTCCAGCCACGTTCACACACAAG CCCTCGGCATCAAGGTTGCCTCAGCCTGGACCTCGGCCACAAGCTTACTGGAGACTCGACGGCGACGAGCTGCATCCAACCACCACACAGCACCAACTCCCTGCCCTCCAGTAATATGTCCTGTAAACAAACGTTTAATG GCTCTTCCTACACTCCTCAGTGCAAGGCAGAGCGCGTTAGGATCGTTCCAACCCGTTACCCGCGCTCCACTGGGTCAGACAAAG GCTCCCGCTCGCATTCGGAGTGCAGCAGCCCGACGCCTCCGATGTCCCCCGTCAACTTGGAGGAGACATCGTCTTTCACCAGCAGCCAATCGCAGAGCTCCATTTCCACCCAGCCCAGGATATCCGTCAGCCCCGCTGCCGTTGGTGACAGGCGGAAGGATGG GCCGTACTTGGAGCCTCGCAACGTGATGGTACGGAAAGGAGCAGAACCACTGGGGATCTCCATTGTGAGCGGAGGGAACGGAGGAGTGTTTGTGTCCAAAGTGACAGCAGGCAGCATCGCACATCAAGCTTGTTTAGAGTACGGAGACCAACTCCTCGAG TTCAATGGAATCAACCTTCGCAACGCCAACGAGCAGCAGGCGCGGCTGGTCATCGGGCAGCAATTTGACACGGTCACCATTTTGGCTCAGTATAACCCTCACATGTTTCAGCTGGGAAACCACTCTCGTTCAGG TTCTCGTATGGAGTTGATCGGCGGCCAGCCGGCTAACCGCGACAGCGGAGCGACCACCCCGGACCACGACTGCACTGCCGACCCTCTGAGTGAACGGGACGAGGGCACCACGACGCTGCCCTCCAAGCccaccacgcccgccaccagcCCCCACAACTCCTTTAG GTTTCCTGGTTGCAGTGCAACGGAGCCTCGGCTGGTGAGGCTGAAGAGGATCCAGGTGGAGCTGGGAGTTCTGATCTGCGGAGGCAATCTTTATGGCATCTTTGTGGAGAGTTTGGATGATGAAAGTCCTGCTAAATGTCCTGACGGCCTGCTGCCTGGAGACTTGATTTTGGAG TACAACGGAATCTGCATgaagaacaaaaccaaagaagAGGCTTACCTGGAAATGTTGAAACCAGCCGAAACCATTACATTCAAGGTCCAGAACTGTGTGGACAACCTGCCTGCAATCACAGAGTCCCCCGGAGACGGGTTTTTCATCAG AGCACTTTATGACCGTGGGGCCGAGGTGGAGCAGGAACTGAGCTTTAAGAAAGACGACATCCTCTTTGTCGAAGATACACTACCAAACGGCAATTTTGGCTACTGGATGGCCTGGCAACTTGATGAGAATGCACAGAGGTTGGAAAAGGGGCAGATTCCAAGTAAATACAT GATGGACCAGGAGTTCTACCGACGGCACGGCGCGGCCGACATGAAAGACGACAACAGCACGGGCAAGACTCTGTCGGCCGCCGCGCGGCGATCCTTCTTCCGCCGCAGGCTGAAACACAAGCGGAGCGGATCGAAGGACGGGAAGGAACTGATGACTCTGGACGCCATAAGCACAGATTCTTTGCCCATTAATGAGG ACGGAGTCATCCTGATGTACCAAAGGGTGCAGAGGGTGCAGGTCTCCTTCCCCAGACCAGTGGTGGTCTTGGGTCCATTAGTGGAGGCCAGTAAGGACATGTTGGTGAAGGAGGTTCCGGACCAGTTCTGTCGCTGTCTTCCCG AGATAATGAAGGCTTCTCAGCAGGCGATAGAGCGCGGAGTGAAGGATTGTGTGTTCATCGACTACAAACGGAGGAGTGGCCATTTTGATGTGACCACCGTAGCTTCAATAAAAGAGATCGCAGAGAAG GACTGTCACTGTTTACTTGACATCGCACCTCACGCCATCGAGCGTCTTCACAGCGTTCACATCTACCCAATCGTCATATTCATTCGCTACAAAAATGCCAAACAGATAAA AGAGCAGAAGGACCCATTGTACCTGCGGGATAAACTCTCACAGAAACATTCCAAGGAGCAGTATGAGGCGGCACTGAAAGTAGAGCAGGAGTACAGCCGCTTTTTCACAG GCGTTGTCCAGGGAGGCAGCGTCGCCTTCATTTGCACTCAGATAATGACCCTCGTGGAGCAGGAACAGAGCAAAGTACTGTGGATTCCAGACGGAGCGCCGTAG